The Candidatus Tanganyikabacteria bacterium genome segment GCCGGCGCCTCAGGCTGGCTCTGGCGACCCTTTGCGGGGTAGCCGCCCTTGCCGGCTGCCTGTTGCCGATCGCCGGACTTGGCGGCCCGGCAGCTCGCAGCCCCGAACCTGCCGCGTCGAACGTCGCGGGCGTCTTGACGATGTCAGGGACGGTCCGCGTCGGATCGCGAGCGCGCGACGCGGCGACTCTGGCCGATCTCGCCAGAGTACCGCTCACGGCGGCGGATCCGCTGACGGGCGCCGACCCGCTTGTGACCGCCGATCCGACCAGCCCCATCGTGGGCCTTACCGTGGCGGATCCCCTCACGGTCGGCGATCCCCTGGCCGCCGTGGCGATCGTGGTCGAGTGCATCGACCTCTCCACGGGCGAGCGCCTCGCGAAGGCGGCGACCGACGCCGCGGGCCGGTACCTGATAAAGCTGGCGGTGGCCGATCGGGCGCGCGCGCTGATGCTCCAGGCGACGTGGGTCGGGGATCACGAGGTTCGCGGCTACCTGGCCGCTCCGGTCAGGCTGGCCGCCGGAGCCTCCGGAACCCGCGTGCAGGACGTGTCGGGCGGGTCGACCGTCGCGGCCCTCGCCCTCACGCTGCTGACGGGCGTTCGTAGCGAGTTCCGGGTGGAGACGGGCTTCCGGAGCTTCCGGGCCGAGCAGCTTTCCCGGCTGGTCCTGCTGCAGGACGAGGGCCTCTACGGCGCCGCGGCATCGTCACTCGACGCGTCCCCGGCATTCGGCGATTCGGTGACCCTCCGCGACGCCCTCGCCAGCGCGGTGGCCGGTGCCCGGACGCTTGCCCGGAAGGACGCCGATCGGCTCGAAAAGGGGGTCTCGACCTTCCGCGATCTCGCGGGGGTCCACAACGCCCACCTCCAGGTGGTGGGGCGGGAACCGGCCGGCGGAACACCTGACGCGGTGGTGGCCGAGCGGGCCGAGAAGCTGACGCCCACCGACTCCTCAGGCGGCCTGGCGGCAGTAGACGGCCTCGCCGCGAAGCTCCCGGACCGGGCCTTCCTCTCGAACGTCCTGGTCCCGCGCCCGGCGACCGCGCCGGCCACTCCGACGCCGGCCCCGACCCCCACGCAGGCGCCGGGCGCGACGGCTTCGCCGACGCCGTCCCCGTCCCCTGCCCCGACCGCGACGCCGGAAGGTGCCCTTTCGACCTGGGAACTCGGAGGAGCGGTGGACGCCATCGCGATCAGCAGCGACGGCGCCCGCGTCGCCGCGGGCTCCGACGGCGGTGTCGTGCAAGTCTTCGCCGTCTCTACCGGGCAGGTGTTGCGGACCTCCTCCTGGCCCGACGCGATCAGGTCGCTCGCCTTCAGCCCGGACGGGTCGCAGGTGCTGGTCGCATCCGGGAAGGTCGCAAACCTGCTCACGGTGGCGACCGGGGCGAGGACCGACGTGGCGACCAGGACCGAGCAGATCAACTCCGTGGCGTACGCCCCGGATGGCGCCCACGTACTGACGGGGTCGGACGATAAATCGGTGGCCATGTGGCCAACCGCGGCGACCTCCTCGACGCCGGCGCAGTCCTGGGCCCACACGGGCGCGGTGAAGGTGGTCGCCTTCCTGCCCGACGGGCAGTCGCTGTTCGCCGCCACCGAGGACAGCAAGCTGATCTGGCGTGCGATCACCGGCGTGGCCACGGCCCCGGTCAACGTCGCCGGCCCGCTACGCGCCATGGCGGTGTCTTCCGACGGTCTCAAGGTCGCCGTATCGCTGCGGGACGCCGGCTGGGTGACCGTGCGCGAGACCCGGGATCTGGAACTCTCCTCGACGTTCCGCGCTTTCGGGAATTTCGTGGTCCCGTCCATGGCGTTCGTGCCGGGCACCGACAAGATCGTCGTCGCCTATCTGCTGTCCGCGCAGCTTTGGCCCTACCGCGAGACCATTCCGGTCGATCAACCGCTGCAGGGCTGGGTGCATCCCGGTCCCGTGCGGAGCGTGGCCGTCAGTCCCGACGGCAAGCGACTCGCGACCGGCTGCACCGACGGCAAGGCGCGGCTCTGGAGATTGCAGGACTGATTGCGGCGCTCACATCGCCTCGCGCCTCCGGGACGCAGGCACGGAGGCCTGCGCCACCGCTGTAGCGGGTGGGGCCGGCAGCCGTGCCGGCCGCGCTGCCTGAGCGAGGTCCAGGGAGCCGCTCCGCGAGCTACCCGGCCGCCGACCGCGCGCTACCCGGCCGCCGACCGCGAGCCGGCGATCTTTTCCAGGCAGCGATCCACTACGGCGTCGAACGCGGCGTTGCCGGCCTTGCGAGCGGCTTCCCGCGCCATGGCCAGCTCGCGCTCGGCCGCCTCGAACTGCCCCTGGCCGGCCAGTGCCATGCCGCGGATCCGGCGGACATCGGCCAGGTGCTCGCCCAGGCCCGTCTCCTCGATCTGCGCGAGGCAGCGGTCGGCATACTCGAGGGCCTCGGCGGACTCGCCGCGCTCGGCCAGGATGTCGGCGAGGCTGCCCGTGGCCGTGACGCTGGTGTAGCGGTCGCCGCAGCGCTTCGCGACCTTGAGCGCCTCGCGGAAATGCCGCTCGGCCAGTTCGCCGCGCCGTTGCAGCCACATGAGATCGCCCAGGTTGTTGAGGACCAGGCCGATGTTGCGGCGATCGCCCAGCTTGCGCCAGATCGCGAGGCTCCTCGAATAGCAGTCCTGCGCCGCATCGAAGTGGTCCAGCGCTCCCTCGATCATCGCCAGGTTGTTGAGGCTGCGCGCGACACCGGCAACGTCGCCGATTGCTTCGCGCAGGGCCATGGCCCGGCCGTGCTCGGCGAGGGCCTCGGTGTGCTGGCCCAGCCGGTAATGGCATAGCCCGATCACGCCATGGGCCGTCGCCCGGTCGGCCGAGCGATCCAGCTTCTCCAGGAGGCCCAGCGCGCTCCGGGACAGTGCGATGGCTTTCTTGTAGTCGGCCAGTCGCCGGTGCACGTCGGCCATGCCAGCAAGCGCCAGGGCGGCCTCCGCCGGGGCGTCGACCCCCGGTGCCGAGACCTGACGATACGCGGCCATGGCCCCGTCGAGATCGCCGCTGCGGGCGAGGATGTCGCCCCGGAGGCGCTGGACGTACGGGTCCGTCCCCGCCTCGGCCGCCTCGGCGTCCGCCAGCAGGGTCAGGGCCAGACCGCCGCGACCCAGGCCCCACTCGGCGAGCGCGAGCGCCACGAGCAGGCCCTTGCGAGGCGGCAGTTCGGCTACCGCGGCGTCAGGTGCCTTGCGGTGAAGGTCCACCGCGCGCCGCAGGTAGGCGGCTGCCTCCTCGACCGCGAAAGCCGGCATCGCGAGTTCGGCGGCGCGCACGAGGTAGTGGATGGCCTTGGCCGCGACCTCCCCGGCCGAGTAATGGTGGGCGAGGAGCGGTGCGAGGGGATCGAGCTGCGCGGCTCCCTGTTCGATGGTCTCGGCCACGCGCCGGTGCAGGGCGGAGCGCTGCCGGCCGAGCATCGAATCGTAGGCCACCTCCTGCACGACGGCCTGGCTGAACTCCAGCCGATCGTGCGCCAGGGCGCCAAAGAGCTTGAGGTCTATCAGCCGGGCGAGGCGGCCCTCGATGTCCGATCCTCCAAGGGTACGCAGGAGACCGGCGTCGAATCTTCGCCCGAGCACGGAGGCCAGCTGCACGAGGTCGCGCGGTCCCTGGTCGAGCCGGTCCAGGCGGGCGGCGATCGCCGAGCGCACGCTGGTCGGCACCGCCCACTGGTCCATCTGCGGGCCGGGGACCCACGTCCCGGCCGAACGGGCCCCGACGCCGTCGTCGACCAGCTGGCGGAGCATCTCGGTCAGGTAGAACGGGTTGCCGTCCGATCGCTCCACCACCCGATCCAGGAGGCGAGCCACCGGGGGAGCGACATCCTCGGGACGCGCGTCCAGCGCGGCGAGCGCCAGCGCCCGGGCCTCCTCCCGACCCAGCGGACCGACGGAGAGGATCCTCATGCCCAGACCTTCGTCCACGTCGGGCCACTTCATGCCAGCGTCCGACCGCGCCTGGCAGACCACGAGGATGCGGGTATCCGGGCGCTCGGAGAGGCGAGCGGCGAATTGCTCCACCCAGCCCAGGGAGCCGGCATCCGCCCACTGCAGGTTCGCCAGCGAAACGACCAGCGTGCCGGCATGCGAGGCGGCGATGAGCGCGTCGGAGAGCGCCGCGTACGCGGCATCCTTCAAGGCCTGGGGCGGCAGCTGGGACAAGCTGGCGCTGGGCATGTCCGCCGTCGTGAGCGCCGCCAGGAGCGCGGCGGCCTGGTCATGCCGGCTGCGCCGCACGGCCGGGTGCTCGGCGATGCGCGCCACCCGTTCCTTCGCGGACAGGTCGGGCGTCAGCGAGAACATGTCCTCGACGACCGATCCGACCAGCGAGTGGCAGTCGCCGAGATCCAGCGATTGCGCCCGCGCCCGGATGACCGCGGCACCGCGGGCCTGTGCGCCGTGGAGGAAGTGGCGGACCACGGCCGACTTGCCGATGCCGGCTTCCCCCGAGATGGCGGCGATCTGGGGCTTGCCGGCACTCGCGGCCTTGTACGCGGCCTCCAGCTGTCCCAACTCGGCGGTGCGCCCGATCAGCGGTTCCGCCCGGTGCGTGTGCAGCCGCACCTGCGTTTGCGGGCGTTCCAGCTCGAAGCACTCGACCGGGGCCGCTTTGCCCTTGACCTTGACCGGCGGCAGTTCCCGCACGACGAACGCGTCGCCGATGGCCCGCCGCGTGGCCCCGGACACCAGCACCTTGCCCGCCTGCGCGTGGCTCTCCATGCGCTGGGCGACGTTGACGGTGTCGCCCATGACGGTCGTGTCGGTCTTGTAATGCGAGCCGATGGATGCATAGACCGCCACGCCGGTGTTGAGCCCGATGCGGATCTTGAGATCCAGCCCGGTGCGCCGCTGCAGGTCGGCCGAGAAGGCCTTGGCCGCCACCTGCATGTCCCACGCCGCCATGCAGGCGCGTATGGCATCGTCCTCGTGGGCCACCGGCGCGCCGAACACCGCCATCACCGCGTCGCCGATGTACTTGTCGACCACTCCGCCGTAGCGGTAGATCGGGTCTACGAGGACCTTGAAGAAGGCGTTGAGGATGTTCGTGAGATCCTCGGGATCGAGATTCTCGGACATCGCGGTGAAGCCCGAGATGTCGGTGAAAAGCGCCGTGATGACGCGCTTGCCCGGTGTCGCGACCGAGGGTGTCGCTCCCCCCAGCGGGGCGCCGCAACTCTCGCAGAAGCGCTGCTCGGCAGAAACCGCCGCGCCGCAGGTGGGGCATTGCACGGGCATGTTGTACCCTTGGCGAGAGAACGAACGCCGATGTGCCTGCTGGTCGCGCTCCACGCCGCCGTCCCCGGCTTTCCGCTGGTCGTCGCGGCCAACCGCGACGAGTTCCTGGAGCGACCGGCCGAGGCCATGGCGGTGCTCCGGGAGCGAGGGCCG includes the following:
- a CDS encoding tetratricopeptide repeat protein → MQCPTCGAAVSAEQRFCESCGAPLGGATPSVATPGKRVITALFTDISGFTAMSENLDPEDLTNILNAFFKVLVDPIYRYGGVVDKYIGDAVMAVFGAPVAHEDDAIRACMAAWDMQVAAKAFSADLQRRTGLDLKIRIGLNTGVAVYASIGSHYKTDTTVMGDTVNVAQRMESHAQAGKVLVSGATRRAIGDAFVVRELPPVKVKGKAAPVECFELERPQTQVRLHTHRAEPLIGRTAELGQLEAAYKAASAGKPQIAAISGEAGIGKSAVVRHFLHGAQARGAAVIRARAQSLDLGDCHSLVGSVVEDMFSLTPDLSAKERVARIAEHPAVRRSRHDQAAALLAALTTADMPSASLSQLPPQALKDAAYAALSDALIAASHAGTLVVSLANLQWADAGSLGWVEQFAARLSERPDTRILVVCQARSDAGMKWPDVDEGLGMRILSVGPLGREEARALALAALDARPEDVAPPVARLLDRVVERSDGNPFYLTEMLRQLVDDGVGARSAGTWVPGPQMDQWAVPTSVRSAIAARLDRLDQGPRDLVQLASVLGRRFDAGLLRTLGGSDIEGRLARLIDLKLFGALAHDRLEFSQAVVQEVAYDSMLGRQRSALHRRVAETIEQGAAQLDPLAPLLAHHYSAGEVAAKAIHYLVRAAELAMPAFAVEEAAAYLRRAVDLHRKAPDAAVAELPPRKGLLVALALAEWGLGRGGLALTLLADAEAAEAGTDPYVQRLRGDILARSGDLDGAMAAYRQVSAPGVDAPAEAALALAGMADVHRRLADYKKAIALSRSALGLLEKLDRSADRATAHGVIGLCHYRLGQHTEALAEHGRAMALREAIGDVAGVARSLNNLAMIEGALDHFDAAQDCYSRSLAIWRKLGDRRNIGLVLNNLGDLMWLQRRGELAERHFREALKVAKRCGDRYTSVTATGSLADILAERGESAEALEYADRCLAQIEETGLGEHLADVRRIRGMALAGQGQFEAAERELAMAREAARKAGNAAFDAVVDRCLEKIAGSRSAAG